Proteins encoded within one genomic window of uncultured Desulfobacter sp.:
- a CDS encoding arylamine N-acetyltransferase, producing the protein MQNNEMVEGYLQLLDLLNRKLDFEFLSDVVARHVATFAFSSVGCWLGDNLPLDFESLYHRIVVKRRGGYCFEHNGLLYGILEDLGFSVTLYLARVIYNQDTHPGLTHRITMIEYEKERYALDVGFGPLGPRIPVSMSGVESQDGEKIFRIAEGRTGEYHMQVLKKGAFFSLYRFELARYGQSDCELGHFYSHRHPDAAFVNNLVAALILENETRSLRNLEYWVTQQSGTQIQKICSSEQLWRILVGELDIQVTEKESDQLFERLNAS; encoded by the coding sequence ATGCAAAATAATGAAATGGTAGAAGGGTATCTTCAGCTCCTTGATCTACTAAACCGTAAATTAGATTTCGAATTTTTAAGTGATGTTGTTGCAAGGCATGTAGCCACTTTTGCTTTCAGCAGCGTTGGATGCTGGCTTGGTGATAATCTGCCTCTTGATTTTGAATCATTATATCATAGAATCGTTGTTAAACGGCGTGGAGGCTATTGTTTTGAACATAATGGTTTGCTGTACGGAATTTTAGAAGATCTTGGATTTTCTGTGACGCTTTATTTGGCTCGTGTAATTTACAATCAGGATACCCATCCCGGGTTAACACACCGGATTACGATGATCGAATATGAAAAGGAACGATATGCTCTGGATGTAGGTTTTGGTCCTCTTGGACCCAGGATCCCGGTTTCAATGTCAGGCGTCGAATCCCAAGACGGTGAAAAAATATTCCGCATCGCGGAGGGGCGGACTGGCGAATATCACATGCAGGTGCTAAAGAAAGGGGCGTTCTTTTCTTTATATAGGTTTGAGCTCGCGCGTTATGGTCAATCTGATTGCGAACTGGGGCATTTCTATTCACATCGCCATCCTGATGCCGCTTTTGTAAATAATTTGGTGGCCGCACTTATCCTGGAAAACGAAACACGATCTCTACGTAATTTGGAGTATTGGGTGACCCAGCAATCCGGCACCCAGATTCAAAAAATCTGTAGTTCAGAACAACTCTGGCGAATACTTGTTGGAGAGCTTGACATTCAGGTCACTGAAAAGGAAAGTGATCAGTTGTTTGAAAGATTGAATGCATCATAA
- a CDS encoding FKBP-type peptidyl-prolyl cis-trans isomerase: protein MIPVDPAPARCSCAMMRMAYTAQRKDLLDHAKNLFDHVLQGAINIQVGQTYPLADAALAHTELKARKTKGHNWPRGIMTEVKRGNNVKVHYKGTLSEGSVFDSSEGRDPLEFAVGSGQVIADFDEAVLGMGVGESKTVDIPCAQAYGERNSEMAIQAPIDQMPPDLNPEVGMRLEMGGANGEILRVVVAEITETHITLDANPPLAGQDLTFQLELVECTTP from the coding sequence ATGATCCCGGTCGACCCGGCCCCGGCGAGGTGCTCCTGCGCCATGATGCGGATGGCATATACTGCCCAGCGCAAGGATCTTCTTGATCATGCCAAAAATCTTTTTGATCATGTCCTTCAAGGGGCAATAAATATCCAGGTCGGCCAGACCTATCCCCTTGCAGATGCGGCCCTGGCTCACACGGAACTGAAAGCACGAAAAACAAAAGGCCATAATTGGCCTAGAGGAATTATGACAGAAGTAAAACGAGGTAATAACGTAAAGGTCCACTATAAAGGAACGCTGTCAGAAGGTTCGGTTTTTGACAGTTCCGAAGGCAGGGATCCTCTTGAATTTGCCGTAGGCAGTGGCCAGGTAATTGCAGATTTTGACGAAGCTGTTCTTGGTATGGGTGTTGGCGAGTCCAAGACTGTGGATATTCCCTGTGCACAAGCCTATGGTGAGCGCAATAGCGAGATGGCCATCCAGGCGCCTATTGATCAAATGCCACCGGATCTTAACCCTGAAGTTGGAATGCGTCTTGAGATGGGCGGTGCAAATGGGGAGATTCTCCGTGTAGTCGTAGCAGAAATTACTGAAACCCATATTACCCTTGACGCCAATCCTCCTCTTGCAGGCCAGGATCTTACCTTCCAGTTGGAACTCGTTGAGTGCACAACTCCTTAG
- a CDS encoding MFS transporter, translating into MADYSINIKRLYLFSFLKMSLFPMAIITLFWKDQIGLSIAQILLVQSIYSVAMVVMEYPSGYLSDRLGYRTALSLASILGICGWDLYTIADSFLSVLAAEILLGISFAFISGSDSALLFETLKGSSEEVYYARHEGRMNGFGQIGEACGAIFSGLLYTTAPLLPFFIQIAVWILALLLTRTLIEPDRQTPMPKSHIVEALQSTRYALVENRRLRYTLILNVILGLASFYPVWLVQPYMQDCGVPVTWFGPIWAVANLSVALAALASYRTHLRLGDKSIVLLFVLLSLVGYLGLGLVGGVWGFLYYYLLTCMRGLRGPMMLNYAQREIPSSNRAGILSLQSLLFRLGFVCTGPLVGKLADLVGVQLAFLFLCGAFALALPPAAWLFVRSLASERGPR; encoded by the coding sequence ATGGCTGATTATTCGATAAATATAAAAAGACTGTATCTCTTTTCGTTTCTGAAGATGAGTCTTTTCCCCATGGCAATTATCACACTGTTCTGGAAAGATCAGATCGGTTTGAGCATTGCCCAGATTTTACTGGTACAGTCCATATATTCCGTGGCGATGGTTGTCATGGAGTATCCCTCCGGCTACCTCAGTGATCGGCTTGGTTACAGGACGGCTCTTAGCCTGGCCTCGATTCTTGGGATTTGCGGCTGGGATCTTTATACCATCGCAGACTCTTTTCTCTCTGTTCTCGCTGCTGAAATTCTTTTAGGGATCTCATTTGCGTTTATCAGTGGCTCGGACAGTGCGCTGCTCTTTGAAACCTTAAAAGGAAGCAGCGAGGAAGTGTATTACGCCAGGCATGAAGGACGGATGAACGGTTTTGGCCAGATCGGCGAAGCCTGTGGTGCCATTTTTTCCGGGCTGCTGTATACAACAGCCCCCCTGCTTCCATTCTTTATCCAGATAGCTGTCTGGATTCTTGCATTGCTCTTGACAAGGACGCTCATTGAGCCGGATCGACAAACACCAATGCCGAAAAGTCATATCGTTGAGGCATTGCAGTCGACCCGGTACGCTCTGGTGGAAAACCGCCGTTTGCGATACACGCTTATCTTGAATGTTATCCTTGGCCTGGCCTCGTTTTATCCCGTCTGGCTTGTCCAACCCTATATGCAGGATTGTGGAGTGCCCGTTACATGGTTTGGGCCGATCTGGGCTGTTGCCAATTTGAGTGTGGCACTTGCAGCACTTGCCAGTTACCGAACCCATTTGCGGCTTGGTGACAAGTCTATTGTTCTGCTCTTTGTGTTGCTGAGTCTGGTGGGGTATCTCGGTCTTGGGTTGGTAGGTGGTGTCTGGGGATTTTTGTACTACTACCTGCTCACCTGTATGCGGGGGCTACGTGGCCCCATGATGCTCAACTACGCCCAGAGAGAGATCCCTTCGAGCAACAGGGCCGGGATTCTCTCCTTGCAGTCCCTGCTGTTTCGCCTTGGCTTTGTCTGCACGGGGCCGCTTGTTGGAAAGCTTGCAGACCTGGTAGGAGTGCAGCTGGCGTTTTTGTTTCTCTGCGGGGCCTTTGCGCTGGCGCTACCACCGGCTGCATGGCTCTTTGTTCGGAGTCTTGCCTCGGAACGAGGTCCCCGATAG
- the istB gene encoding IS21-like element helper ATPase IstB: MNPAVQAVLTQHLKTLKLSTMEKELEGQIRQAHEAACGYDEFLLNLVEAEVQIRQENGRKRRLKEARFPMQKPLETFDFEAAPDLDARLIKELSTGTFIKEARNIILIGKSGAGKTHLATSIGMEACRYGHRVRFITGCGLANELTEAREQQALGRMIKRYAGYGLLILDELGYVPFSKIGAELLFQVLTERHERRSIIITTNLGFGDWTQVFGDANLTAALLDRVTHRAHIIQCNWDSYRLKQTLKSRG, encoded by the coding sequence ATGAACCCAGCAGTCCAGGCAGTCCTCACACAGCACTTAAAAACGCTGAAGCTCTCGACGATGGAAAAAGAGTTGGAAGGTCAGATCCGGCAGGCGCATGAGGCGGCCTGCGGCTACGATGAGTTTTTATTGAATCTTGTTGAAGCGGAAGTTCAAATACGGCAGGAAAACGGTCGCAAGCGACGTCTCAAGGAAGCCAGGTTCCCGATGCAGAAACCGCTTGAAACATTTGATTTTGAGGCTGCCCCTGATTTGGACGCCCGGTTGATCAAAGAACTTTCAACAGGGACATTCATTAAAGAAGCCCGGAATATAATTTTGATAGGTAAAAGCGGAGCCGGTAAAACCCATCTGGCAACCAGCATCGGGATGGAAGCCTGCCGGTATGGACATCGAGTTCGTTTTATTACTGGTTGTGGGCTTGCAAACGAACTGACGGAGGCCAGGGAACAACAGGCTCTGGGTAGAATGATAAAACGATATGCCGGTTATGGGCTGTTGATTCTTGATGAATTGGGGTACGTCCCGTTCAGTAAAATCGGCGCTGAATTATTGTTCCAAGTCCTTACCGAGCGCCATGAAAGACGTTCGATCATCATCACTACCAATCTTGGTTTTGGTGATTGGACGCAGGTGTTTGGCGATGCAAATCTTACCGCTGCTCTGCTGGATCGTGTCACTCACCGGGCTCACATTATTCAATGTAACTGGGACAGTTATCGACTTAAACAGACTTTAAAATCGAGAGGATAA
- the istA gene encoding IS21 family transposase, which yields MLKVDQYDYIRTAHRVYGKAIKELARETGHSKNTIKKILKQEYIGYKQRSKQPYPVLGPYIQEIDRWLGDDKDKPYKQRHTATRIYHRLKSELEYSGGETTVRRYVREAKLRLGLTNQQAFIPSDPTTAQEAEVDWGNCQAVIAGEPVKLKLFCIRSKCSGKHFVRCYPCERQQALFDAHIQAFSFFGGVFPVLIYDNLTTVVQKVFKGKKRHLQESYNRFKAYYNFDPRFCNPGQGHEKGGIEGLVGYARRNYMVPIPHADSLDELNTRLLDDCMAYGEHRIAGQTQSVNELFESEKQVLLPLPTTSFSNVETFMVRVNKYATVIIDKNRYSVPTRYAYMRVQAIVEIDQVIIYWSGRKISTHHRLYGNNKWSLKPEHYLELIRQRPQSFDTARPILQWRDQWPDCLEKLLEHFRRKNGVTKGTREFVTVLMLYEKYAVDKIEAAVKEALKSNVGCSNALKQILHSQNISMESQFDPLSNWETLPPADISAYEQLGGIL from the coding sequence ATGCTTAAAGTGGATCAGTATGATTACATCCGAACAGCTCACCGTGTTTATGGAAAGGCCATTAAAGAGCTTGCCAGAGAAACCGGCCATTCAAAAAACACCATAAAAAAAATTTTAAAGCAGGAATACATTGGCTACAAGCAACGATCTAAACAGCCATATCCCGTTCTTGGTCCTTATATCCAGGAGATAGACCGCTGGCTTGGCGATGACAAGGACAAGCCATACAAACAGCGACATACAGCAACCCGGATATACCATCGTCTGAAATCGGAACTCGAGTATTCCGGTGGAGAGACGACGGTTCGCCGTTATGTGCGTGAGGCAAAGCTGAGGCTGGGTTTAACGAATCAGCAGGCATTTATCCCATCAGATCCGACGACTGCCCAGGAAGCCGAGGTAGACTGGGGAAACTGTCAGGCAGTTATTGCCGGCGAACCCGTGAAGCTGAAATTATTTTGCATACGTTCAAAATGTTCGGGCAAACACTTTGTTCGCTGTTATCCCTGTGAAAGGCAGCAAGCTTTATTTGACGCTCATATCCAGGCCTTTTCATTTTTTGGAGGCGTGTTCCCAGTTCTTATCTATGACAATCTGACAACAGTCGTACAAAAGGTATTTAAAGGAAAAAAACGTCATCTTCAGGAATCTTATAATCGGTTCAAGGCCTATTACAACTTCGATCCACGGTTTTGCAATCCCGGCCAGGGCCATGAAAAAGGTGGGATTGAAGGCCTGGTCGGCTACGCTCGAAGAAATTATATGGTTCCTATCCCACATGCTGACAGCCTGGACGAATTGAACACGCGCCTCCTCGATGATTGCATGGCCTATGGAGAGCATCGCATCGCCGGTCAAACACAAAGCGTCAATGAATTGTTTGAATCAGAAAAGCAGGTATTGCTGCCATTGCCGACAACATCGTTCAGTAACGTTGAGACGTTCATGGTCAGGGTAAACAAATATGCCACCGTTATTATTGACAAGAACCGGTATTCTGTCCCGACGCGCTATGCTTACATGAGAGTGCAGGCGATAGTAGAGATAGACCAGGTGATCATTTATTGGAGCGGCAGAAAAATAAGCACCCATCATCGGTTATATGGAAATAATAAGTGGAGTTTAAAACCGGAACATTATCTGGAGTTGATTCGTCAGCGTCCACAATCATTTGATACCGCCCGGCCAATTTTACAATGGCGTGATCAATGGCCGGATTGCCTGGAAAAGTTATTAGAACATTTTCGCCGGAAAAACGGTGTAACCAAAGGTACCCGGGAATTTGTCACCGTGCTGATGCTGTACGAAAAATATGCTGTCGACAAGATCGAAGCAGCCGTAAAGGAAGCACTGAAAAGCAATGTCGGCTGCAGCAATGCTCTCAAGCAGATTTTACACAGTCAAAACATCTCTATGGAGTCCCAATTTGATCCTTTGTCGAACTGGGAGACACTGCCCCCTGCTGACATCTCGGCATACGAACAGCTTGGAGGTATCTTATGA
- a CDS encoding transposase, which translates to MEPEHFFCRPQNTAQKKYEALRAFYVEKRQAEDVAKQFGYKLSSFYSLTRDFKKNLSQENPDQHFFISKPAGRRPKDDTSETNQYIIDSRKNHLSVPDIKAALDAQGETVSEGYIYNLLKKEGFARLPRRKSTTREKTSASLKIEAPKSYMLDFAPESFTGQNSFGVLCLLPYLQQYSIDRLIQNSNYPETGTINRLSSILCFVALKLSNVRRYSADDIWCMDRGLGLFAGLNVLPKTSWYTSYSHRITSEMNKEFLKGLHQILLHEGLLSDTSNIDFTTIPYWGDDSHLENNWSGTRNKALASIAAVLAQDPDSGIITYGDTNVRHQQKNQVAIEFLDFYNANSGNDLKYLVFDSKFTTYENLAKLGKEIKFLTIRRRGKKIVEELSQKSPSSWKKVRVTMANGKGRNLRVNDEKIFLKDYGGEVRQIAITGHGKIKPALLITNDFDKPCDKLIRKYTRRWLVEKGISEQIEFFHLNKVSSSMVIKVDFDLTMSILTHNLLRLFAMDLPGYSHISDYSLYKKFLAMTGNVQIEADQVTIKIKKKRNLPLLLTTMQKFKKMRLRFFENKTFSVIGDSTT; encoded by the coding sequence ATGGAACCCGAACATTTTTTTTGTCGACCACAAAATACCGCTCAAAAAAAGTACGAAGCTCTTCGTGCTTTTTATGTCGAAAAACGTCAAGCCGAAGACGTTGCCAAACAATTTGGCTATAAGTTGAGTTCATTCTATTCTTTAACCCGTGATTTTAAGAAAAATCTGTCGCAGGAAAATCCTGATCAGCATTTTTTTATTTCCAAACCAGCTGGCCGTAGACCTAAAGACGATACCAGCGAAACCAATCAATACATTATTGATTCTCGGAAAAATCATCTTTCAGTGCCTGACATCAAGGCCGCTCTTGATGCTCAGGGAGAAACTGTTTCTGAAGGATACATTTACAATCTACTCAAAAAAGAAGGATTCGCCCGACTTCCCCGCCGAAAAAGCACTACTCGTGAAAAGACAAGCGCTTCATTGAAAATAGAAGCACCGAAAAGTTATATGTTGGATTTTGCGCCTGAGTCATTTACCGGGCAAAATAGTTTTGGTGTGTTGTGTCTACTGCCATACCTGCAACAATATAGCATTGACAGGCTTATCCAAAATTCAAATTATCCGGAAACAGGCACAATAAACAGACTATCATCAATCCTGTGTTTCGTTGCCCTTAAATTGTCTAATGTCCGCAGATACTCTGCTGATGATATTTGGTGTATGGATAGAGGATTGGGGTTATTTGCCGGTTTGAATGTTCTTCCAAAAACTAGTTGGTACACCTCTTACTCTCATCGAATCACCAGTGAAATGAATAAAGAATTTCTCAAAGGGCTGCATCAAATATTGCTTCACGAAGGATTGCTTTCAGATACGTCCAATATTGATTTTACAACAATTCCGTATTGGGGAGACGATTCCCACCTTGAAAATAATTGGTCAGGAACACGGAATAAAGCGTTGGCAAGCATAGCTGCTGTATTAGCACAAGATCCAGATTCCGGTATCATTACATATGGCGACACTAATGTCAGGCATCAGCAAAAAAATCAAGTCGCAATTGAGTTCCTTGATTTTTATAATGCTAACAGCGGCAACGATCTGAAATACTTGGTTTTCGATAGCAAATTCACCACTTATGAAAATCTTGCCAAGCTTGGCAAAGAAATAAAATTTCTTACCATCCGAAGAAGGGGAAAAAAGATAGTCGAAGAACTTAGCCAAAAGTCGCCTTCATCATGGAAAAAAGTTAGAGTCACAATGGCAAATGGCAAAGGCCGAAACTTAAGAGTTAATGATGAAAAGATATTTCTAAAAGATTATGGTGGTGAGGTGCGGCAAATAGCAATAACAGGGCATGGTAAGATTAAACCAGCTCTATTAATAACAAACGATTTCGATAAACCCTGCGACAAGTTGATTAGAAAATATACAAGAAGATGGTTGGTTGAAAAAGGCATTTCAGAACAAATTGAATTCTTTCATCTAAACAAAGTATCATCATCAATGGTTATTAAAGTAGATTTTGATCTTACAATGTCCATACTTACACACAATTTGCTACGACTCTTTGCTATGGATTTACCTGGTTATTCGCATATCAGTGATTATTCTCTCTATAAAAAATTTCTTGCAATGACTGGGAATGTACAAATTGAAGCTGATCAGGTAACAATCAAAATTAAGAAAAAAAGAAACCTACCCTTACTGCTCACAACAATGCAAAAATTTAAAAAAATGAGGCTCAGATTTTTTGAAAATAAAACGTTCTCTGTTATTGGGGACAGCACAACTTGA
- a CDS encoding winged helix-turn-helix domain-containing protein encodes MVSVNDCELNLTPPSEFDIFSILMERPNRVFTCSQLIETVQGYNYDGYERTIDFHIKNLRKKIAAYLPGRKVITDFHVMLKP; translated from the coding sequence GTGGTCAGCGTCAATGATTGTGAACTCAATCTGACCCCCCCCAGTGAATTTGACATATTTTCAATCCTTATGGAAAGACCCAACCGGGTGTTTACTTGTTCTCAACTCATTGAAACGGTGCAGGGATACAACTATGACGGTTATGAGAGAACCATTGATTTTCATATCAAGAATTTAAGAAAAAAAATTGCGGCGTACCTCCCAGGTCGCAAAGTGATCACGGATTTTCATGTCATGCTAAAACCCTAA
- a CDS encoding ADP-ribosylglycohydrolase family protein yields MKTLEYLKGCLIGGAVGDALGAPIEFMSLDQIRSSFGNEGLTDYSEAYGRIGSITDDTQMTLFTAEGLILSKIRQEYQGDIGVIAAVYHALLRWLYTQQAGRQEQLINAYGTCSIIDGVLTGHKELFSLRAPGNSCLSALQSGQLGTMDNPVNDSKGCGGVMRMAPVGLMFDDAQKAFRIGCECAALTHGHPTGYLASGTFAAILSRLISGESLTAAIGDSISILKCNTNHEETLKSIETACESADKATCGPDIIKEIGEGWIAEEALGIGIYCSLVAGDDFKKGILLAVNHSGDSDSTGSITGNILGALHGIGVIPENWIVNLELKDLIEETAVDLFDQIK; encoded by the coding sequence ATGAAAACCCTTGAATATTTAAAAGGCTGCCTGATTGGCGGCGCTGTGGGGGATGCCTTAGGCGCCCCCATCGAATTTATGTCTCTTGATCAGATCAGGTCTTCATTTGGAAATGAGGGACTGACAGATTATTCCGAAGCATACGGCCGGATAGGCAGCATTACCGACGATACCCAAATGACATTATTTACTGCGGAAGGGTTGATTCTATCCAAGATCAGACAGGAATATCAGGGGGATATCGGTGTTATTGCAGCGGTATATCATGCTCTTTTAAGATGGTTATACACCCAGCAAGCAGGTCGTCAAGAACAATTGATCAATGCGTATGGTACCTGCTCAATTATTGACGGGGTATTAACTGGACATAAAGAACTTTTTTCTTTGAGAGCTCCGGGAAACAGCTGCTTGTCTGCGCTGCAATCCGGTCAATTGGGCACAATGGACAATCCTGTAAACGACAGCAAGGGGTGCGGTGGGGTTATGCGTATGGCGCCGGTGGGACTTATGTTTGATGATGCTCAAAAAGCATTTCGAATCGGTTGTGAATGCGCAGCGTTGACCCATGGTCACCCAACCGGGTATTTGGCATCAGGCACCTTTGCTGCTATCCTTTCCCGGTTAATCTCAGGGGAGAGCCTTACTGCTGCGATTGGTGATTCAATTTCAATTTTGAAATGCAACACAAATCATGAAGAGACGCTAAAATCTATAGAGACCGCCTGTGAGTCGGCAGATAAAGCAACCTGTGGGCCTGATATCATAAAAGAAATTGGTGAAGGATGGATCGCTGAGGAAGCACTTGGCATCGGTATTTATTGCTCGCTGGTTGCCGGGGATGATTTCAAGAAGGGGATTTTATTGGCAGTCAATCATTCCGGAGACAGTGATTCAACAGGGTCCATCACCGGTAATATTTTAGGTGCGCTTCATGGAATTGGCGTCATTCCTGAAAATTGGATTGTGAATCTTGAATTGAAAGATCTGATTGAAGAGACAGCTGTCGATTTGTTTGATCAAATCAAGTGA
- a CDS encoding L-lactate permease, with protein sequence MSLSLSALIAFIPIALVLIFMVGLRWPATRAMPLAWLVCALIGATLWKMPAGLVAASTLSGFGSAINVLIIVFGAILILYTLRESGGMETISYGFTTISPDRRVQTIIIAFLFGAFIEGSAGFGTPAAIAAPLLLGLGFPALAAVCVCLMLNSIPVTFGAVGTPIWFGLKNLKPVVEQAIGQGASVASFDAFMHQVGVYSALIHSVAAILLPLFVVCFLTRFFGKNKSWAEGLGVWKFAVFAGLCYAVPYLFTAIIFGVEFPSLLGGLIGLGLVITGAKKKLFLPKETWEFADRAHWEKEWLGDIEPGSNNLTPKMSQLAAWTPYILIALLLVLTRLSFLPCKGWVTAFVISFPKILGWETVNFTMKPFYLPGVVPFMLVAILTIFIHRIPGPKVALAWKDAIVKMKNPTIAMLFAVAMVEILKQSGHGTAGYASMPLTMAEFVAGLCGTLWPMAASYVGALGAFITGSCTVSNLLFADFQYGVAATTGDSHIIIVALQAVGAAMGNMICVHNVVAASATVGLAGMEGTIIRRTMIPCLLYGLVAGVMGMLFIYILFPGIF encoded by the coding sequence TTGTCACTTAGCTTATCAGCATTAATTGCGTTTATTCCCATTGCCCTGGTGTTAATCTTTATGGTTGGATTGAGGTGGCCCGCCACCCGGGCTATGCCTTTGGCATGGCTGGTCTGCGCCCTGATCGGGGCAACCCTTTGGAAGATGCCGGCAGGCCTTGTGGCAGCCTCCACACTGAGTGGGTTCGGCAGTGCCATTAACGTACTCATCATTGTGTTCGGGGCAATTCTCATCCTGTACACCCTGAGAGAAAGCGGGGGTATGGAGACCATCTCTTACGGTTTCACCACCATCTCTCCGGACCGCCGGGTCCAGACCATCATTATTGCCTTTTTGTTCGGCGCATTTATTGAAGGATCTGCCGGTTTCGGAACACCTGCGGCCATTGCCGCACCGTTGCTCCTGGGTTTAGGATTTCCCGCCCTGGCTGCAGTATGTGTCTGCCTGATGCTCAACTCCATTCCCGTTACCTTCGGGGCCGTAGGTACGCCCATCTGGTTTGGGCTTAAAAACCTCAAACCTGTGGTGGAGCAGGCGATTGGCCAGGGAGCCTCTGTGGCCTCCTTTGACGCCTTCATGCACCAGGTGGGTGTTTATTCTGCCCTGATTCATTCTGTGGCTGCCATTTTACTGCCCTTGTTTGTGGTCTGTTTTCTCACCCGGTTTTTCGGCAAAAACAAATCTTGGGCAGAAGGCTTGGGGGTCTGGAAATTTGCCGTATTTGCAGGACTGTGCTATGCAGTCCCCTATCTGTTCACAGCCATTATTTTTGGTGTAGAGTTCCCCTCTTTGCTCGGCGGTCTCATCGGATTGGGGTTAGTGATCACCGGTGCCAAGAAAAAGCTTTTTCTTCCCAAAGAGACCTGGGAGTTTGCCGACCGTGCCCATTGGGAAAAGGAGTGGCTGGGAGATATTGAGCCCGGTTCCAACAACCTGACCCCGAAAATGAGCCAGCTGGCTGCCTGGACACCCTATATTCTCATTGCGTTGCTGCTGGTACTCACACGGCTCTCTTTTCTGCCTTGTAAGGGATGGGTTACGGCTTTTGTGATCTCATTTCCCAAAATTTTGGGCTGGGAAACTGTTAATTTCACCATGAAACCCTTTTACCTGCCCGGCGTGGTGCCATTTATGCTGGTGGCGATACTGACCATCTTCATACACCGGATCCCCGGACCCAAGGTGGCCCTGGCCTGGAAGGATGCCATCGTAAAGATGAAAAACCCCACCATTGCCATGCTTTTTGCTGTTGCCATGGTAGAAATTCTTAAACAGTCAGGGCACGGTACGGCCGGTTATGCCTCCATGCCCCTGACCATGGCTGAATTTGTGGCAGGGTTGTGCGGAACATTATGGCCCATGGCTGCCTCCTATGTTGGGGCGTTGGGTGCTTTCATCACCGGCTCCTGCACGGTTTCCAACCTGCTGTTTGCCGATTTTCAATACGGCGTGGCCGCCACCACCGGCGACAGCCATATCATTATCGTAGCCCTGCAGGCCGTGGGTGCTGCCATGGGCAATATGATCTGCGTGCACAACGTTGTAGCAGCCTCTGCCACCGTAGGTCTGGCCGGTATGGAAGGCACTATTATCCGCCGCACCATGATCCCCTGTCTGCTTTACGGACTTGTTGCCGGCGTCATGGGAATGCTTTTTATTTACATCCTGTTTCCAGGGATTTTCTAG